One Rosa chinensis cultivar Old Blush chromosome 3, RchiOBHm-V2, whole genome shotgun sequence DNA window includes the following coding sequences:
- the LOC112194048 gene encoding MAPK/MAK/MRK overlapping kinase, producing the protein MDFGRFNFNRIWKKGFEALDGETRDVVFVRRVLRSRLSQGAQEEEVEVEAPLTHAEASRGATILRALPEHDNVISYITSGEVGPDFYWVVELFDKNMFDFIYGHPHEVNMSIIHIIMRALLLEVEHLHAHGVVHRDLKPTNVLINQVTADVKIGGFEQARRTAGFPAPHPEDAYSPVRCTSTWYTAPAMVDPGFNCCLG; encoded by the coding sequence ATGGATTTCGGTCGATTCAATTTCAATCGAATCTGGAAGAAGGGGTTTGAAGCTCTCGATGGTGAGACTAGAGACGTTGTATTCGTCAGGAGAGTCTTGAGATCAAGATTGAGCCAAGGagcacaagaagaagaagtagaagtAGAAGCACCTTTGACCCATGCTGAGGCCTCCCGTGGTGCCACCATACTCAGAGCCTTGCCGGAGCACGACAACGTGATATCCTATATCACAAGCGGCGAGGTAGGGCCCGATTTTTACTGGGTGGTGGAATTATTTGATAAGAATATGTTCGATTTCATCTACGGACATCCTCACGAAGTGAACATGTCGATTATTCACATCATCATGCGTGCTTTGCTGCTGGAGGTGGAACATCTCCACGCGCATGGAGTAGTCCACCGCGATTTGAAGCCTACAAACGTGCTTATCAATCAAGTCACGGCTGATGTGAAGATAGGAGGCTTTGAGCAGGCCAGACGTACCGCTGGTTTTCCGGCTCCCCACCCGGAAGATGCTTACTCGCCGGTGCGTTGCACTAGCACATGGTACACGGCACCTGCAATGGTGGATCCAGGATTCAATTgttgtctaggctaa
- the LOC112193041 gene encoding calcium-binding protein CML42, whose product MEAAAPSSAGTSERTLTRRPSVSSSFRLRSPSLNSLRLLRIFDVFDKNRDGMVSVEEISQALGLLGLDVEVSELERTIRTFIQPGNEGLKFEDFVGLHQSLYDTFFFDGDDIGNAVEEAAAAVVAARDEEEAKKLQEESDLREAFKVFDEDGDGYISAKELQTVLGKLGFPEGNEIDRVEKMITSVDRNHDGLVDLFEFKHMMRSTLLVPSS is encoded by the coding sequence ATGGAAGCAGCAGCACCTTCTTCAGCCGGAACCAGTGAACGCACCCTTACCCGAAGGCCCTCAGTCTCTTCCTCCTTTCGCCTCCGCAGCCCGAGTCTTAATTCTCTCCGCCTCCTCCGCATCTTTGATGTTTTCGACAAGAACCGCGACGGCATGGTCAGCGTCGAAGAGATCAGCCAGGCCCTAGGACTCCTCGGCCTGGACGTCGAAGTTTCCGAGCTGGAGCGCACCATCCGGACCTTCATCCAGCCCGGAAACGAAGGCCTCAAGTTCGAGGATTTCGTAGGGCTCCACCAGTCCCTTTACGATACATTCTTCTTCGACGGTGATGACATTGGAAATGCTGTGGAAGAGGCGGCGGCCGCGGTGGTGGCAGCGCGGGATGAGGAGGAGGCAAAGAAGTTGCAGGAGGAATCGGATCTAAGGGAGGCGTTCAAGGTGTTTGATGAAGATGGAGATGGGTACATATCGGCAAAGGAGCTGCAGACGGTGCTTGGGAAGCTAGGGTTTCCGGAAGGGAATGAGATTGATAGAGTGGAGAAGATGATTACTTCCGTTGACCGGAACCACGACGGCCTCGTTGACTTGTTCGAATTTAAGCACATGATGCGCAGTACCCTTCTTGTTCCTTCCTCTTGA
- the LOC112193502 gene encoding uncharacterized protein LOC112193502, giving the protein MKAYETVDGSEPPRSRKCRNICLAVTAGTVVIVLILVVLCLTVFKAKDPEITVNSVVLRNLQADFNVNKFSVDVNITLDVHLTLKNPNKVGVKYTNSTASLNYRGELVGQVPIGAGKISADQTKPLDITLTVMGDRFLGKTQELLPDVVAGTIPLDTVAKISGKVSILGIFKVHVVSTTSCDINVYVRNNTIGKVCTYKTKL; this is encoded by the coding sequence ATGAAAGCCTATGAGACTGTTGACGGTTCTGAGCCTCCTCGCTCTCGGAAGTGCAGAAACATCTGCCTTGCGGTGACCGCCGGCACTGTCGTGATCGTTCTCATTCTGGTCGTACTCTGTTTGACGGTGTTCAAAGCAAAGGACCCGGAAATAACGGTGAACTCAGTCGTTTTGAGGAACTTGCAAGCGGACTTTAACGTCAACAAATTCAGCGTCGACGTGAATATCACTCTCGACGTGCACTTGACGTTGAAGAACCCGAACAAGGTGGGAGTCAAGTACACCAACAGCACCGCGTCGTTGAACTACAGGGGTGAGCTGGTGGGCCAGGTCCCAATCGGAGCCGGAAAGATTTCCGCGGATCAGACCAAGCCCTTGGATATTACCCTCACCGTTATGGGCGACCGGTTCCTCGGAAAAACACAAGAGCTTTTACCTGATGTGGTCGCCGGTACGATCCCGCTCGACACTGTAGCCAAAATCTCCGGCAAAGTCTCTATCTTGGGTATCTTTAAGGTTCATGTGGTCTCGACCACCTCATGCGATATCAATGTCTATGTCAGAAACAACACCATCGGAAAAGTGTGTACGTACAAGACTAAATTATaa
- the LOC112192688 gene encoding unknown protein 1 encodes MGSGGCTNDILEFQEQSPKSCEDLDKAKVGEPQKDGEPQAELGPITPEADRENGESQPTFLKKPPVLTVKSNRDGDDPFGLSDDSSGSPRTPEDGVFDPFAPGPEKLAMAPMCKKFVSKSRSVVARQLSFDSPVQISEDEISTNGVESLSDEEIFEAVYENLLEAIVSDLTLSVLGERARKDWDCGDDCTTPPGTRLSGIAETCPGAPSRPSGKSRKIDLGLIRKLEF; translated from the coding sequence ATGGGTTCTGGAGGTTGTACCAATGATATTTTGGAATTCCAAGAACAATCTCCAAAATCTTGTGAAGATTTGGACAAGGCTAAGGTTGGGGAGCCACAAAAGGATGGTGAGCCACAAGCTGAATTAGGGCCTATTACTCCTGAAGCTGACCGAGAGAATGGGGAATCCCAACCAACATTTTTGAAGAAACCGCCAGTTTTAACTGTCAAGTCCAATAGAGATGGGGATGACCCTTTTGGTCTTTCTGATGATAGCAGCGGCAGCCCCAGGACACCTGAGGATGGAGTTTTTGATCCCTTTGCCCCTGGTCCGGAGAAGCTGGCAATGGCGCCTATGTGTAAGAAGTTTGTCAGCAAGTCGAGGAGTGTGGTTGCTCGTCAGCTGAGTTTTGATTCTCCGGTACAAATTTCAGAAGATGAGATTTCTACCAATGGTGTGGAGTCCCTTTCGGATGAAGAAATATTTGAAGCTGTGTATGAAAATTTATTGGAAGCTATTGTATCTGATCTGACTCTCAGTGTTCTTGGTGAACGTGCAAGGAAGGATTGGGACTGTGGTGATGACTGTACAACACCTCCTGGAACTCGGCTAAGTGGAATTGCTGAAACCTGTCCCGGTGCTCCCTCGAGGCCCTCTGGGAAATCAAGGAAGATTGATTTGGGCTTAATCAGAAAGCTCGAATTTTAA
- the LOC112192689 gene encoding uncharacterized protein LOC112192689: MTETGTDNKPNKRKRPCLIAIGVFLFLILLVFIICLILALTVFKAKQPRTSVVSASVDGVAQRLSFPAVKIELNITVDLVILIENRNHASFKHGTGKSLLLYRGAQVGDADLYPGDIPARANSTLPARLTMQAHRLASKMSNLVTDALSGEFVIETKSSIPGRITFLGFIKKHAVAESECQLTIGFPNLKVKSQVCKSKTKL, from the coding sequence ATGACAGAAACTGGCACAGACAACAAACCCAACAAGCGAAAGCGCCCGTGTCTCATCGCAATCGGAGTTTTCCTGTTTTTGATTCTTCTAGTCTTCATTATCTGCCTCATACTTGCCTTAACCGTTTTCAAAGCCAAACAGCCGAGAACCTCGGTCGTCTCCGCCAGCGTCGACGGCGTGGCTCAACGTCTCTCATTCCCGGCGGTCAAGATCGAGCTCAACATCACCGTTGATCTTGTAATCCTAATAGAGAATCGGAACCATGCTAGTTTCAAGCATGGGACAGGCAAGAGTTTACTGCTGTATCGAGGAGCTCAGGTTGGAGATGCTGATCTTTATCCCGGTGATATTCCGGCGAGGGCTAATAGTACGCTGCCGGCGAGGCTGACTATGCAGGCGCATCGGCTGGCGTCAAAGATGAGCAATTTGGTCACTGATGCATTGAGTGGCGAATTTGTTATTGAAACAAAGTCAAGCATTCCAGGGAGGATTACGTTCTTGGGGTTTATCAAGAAGCATGCTGTTGCTGAATCTGAATGCCAATTGACTATTGGGTTTCCCAACTTGAAGGTCAAGAGTCAAGTCTGCAAAAGCAAGACCAAATTATGA